A window of the Pogona vitticeps strain Pit_001003342236 chromosome 4, PviZW2.1, whole genome shotgun sequence genome harbors these coding sequences:
- the GADD45A gene encoding growth arrest and DNA damage-inducible protein GADD45 alpha — protein MTLEELAGEHQTFGSMEKVGDALEEVLSKALTQRSITIGVYEAAKLLNVDPDNVVLCLLAADEEDNQDVALQIHFTLIQAFCCENDINILRVSNPNRLAELLLLGAGGGSEQPADLHCVLVTNPHASQWKDPALSQLIGFCRESRYMDQWVPVINLPER, from the exons ATGACTCTGGAAGAACTCGCGGGGGAGCACCAGACCTTTGGAAG CATGGAGAAAGTAGGGGACGCCTTGGAGGAAGTCCTAAGCAAAGCCCTGACTCAGAGAAGCATCACTATCGGCGTGTACGAAGCTGCCAAGCTGCTGAATGT GGATCCAGATAATGTGGTGCTTTGTCTGCTGGCAGCGGATGAGGAAGACAACCAGGATGTTGCTTTACAAATTCACTTCACTCTGATCCAGGCTTTCTGCTGTGAGAATGACATCAATATACTTCGAGTGAGCAATCCAAACCGGCTGGCAGAATTGCTACTTCTGGGGGCAGGCGGAGGGAGCGAACAGCCTGCAGACCTACATTGTGTACTTGTGACA AATCCACATGCTTCTCAATGGAAGGATCCAGCCCTTAGTCAGTTGATTGGTTTTTGCCGGGAAAGCCGCTACATGGATCAGTGGGTCCCCGTGATTAACCTTCCTGAGCGGTGA